A segment of the Paraburkholderia fungorum genome:
AACCGATCTCGATTTGCACGTGGTGTCGCCCGATGGCGCGCACGCATGGTACGGCGACCGCGTGACAGCCAACGGCGGCTCGCTCGATGTCGATGTGACGACCGGCTATGGGCCCGAGATTTATTCGTCGGCGGCGCCGTTGAAGGGGACGTATCTGGTTTTCGTGAATTACTACGGTAGCGGCGATAGCGGCAGCGATATGACCGTCGCGCAAATCACGATCATCACGAACGAAAACACGCCGGATGAAAAGAGCGAAACGATCCGCGTGCCGATGCGCAAGGCTGGGGAGTTGACGCTGGTCAAGCGTTTCGTGGTGCCCTGAATCAGGATCGTGCGACTCGTTGAGAGCGGACGCACGAAATCCAGTGCGATCAATGACTTGGATGAGTCATGCGCAGGTTGTCCACAGGCTTAAGAACAATTTCTGTGGACAACGATGGAATGCCGGTGTGCCTTTGGCGAAGGCTGAAGGCAGCGCCGGGAGTGCTAGAGGTTCGACTCCCGTTCCTGCGCCACACCGCGCGTCGCCGCCCAATACGGCGAACGATTGTAGTAAGCGTGGACCGACGCGCCCCATTCCACATCGGCCATCGACGGCCAGTGATCCTTATCGAATCCGGGTGCGCTCCTGATCCGCTCCACGGGAGCGTCGAGCACGAAGCAGCGGTCGTCGGTATCGAGCGTGAGGACGCTCCACGGGATCGCGTGAAGCGTGTCGCCTATGCCGAGAAAGCCGCCCGTCGACAGCACCGCGTAGGCGATCCGTCCGCCGCGCACGTCGAGCATGATGTCCGAGATTTTGCCGACATGTTCGCCATCGGACGAAATCACCTTGTTGCCGTCGAGCGTCGACGCAGCCATCACATCGGGACCGGGGCCTTCGCCCACGCCCATTCCAACTATGTTTGCACCTTGCGCGGCGGAAGGGTCGGCGGATGCCGGCTTTGAGGGATCGAGTGTGGTCATGATTTGCT
Coding sequences within it:
- a CDS encoding PRC-barrel domain-containing protein; this encodes MTTLDPSKPASADPSAAQGANIVGMGVGEGPGPDVMAASTLDGNKVISSDGEHVGKISDIMLDVRGGRIAYAVLSTGGFLGIGDTLHAIPWSVLTLDTDDRCFVLDAPVERIRSAPGFDKDHWPSMADVEWGASVHAYYNRSPYWAATRGVAQERESNL